The following nucleotide sequence is from Streptomyces sp. HUAS CB01.
ACGGGGAGTGGGTCGACTACTCCTACATCAACCACTACCTGTGCAACGGCGGAGTGGTGCTGTGCTCCTTCGACGACCCCCACGACGAGATCGCGGCGGGCATCTTCCGCCGCCTCTTCCCGGAGCGCACGGTGACCCTGGTCGACGCCCGCACGATCTTCGCGAGCGGCGGGGGCATCCACTGCATCACCCAGCAGCAGCCGAAGGTCTGACCGCTGCCCGCGTCGCCCCGGGACGGGGGCCCACCGGTCCGGACGGGGGCCCCACCCCGGGTGGCCGGGGGATCGGGTAGAACGTACGGGTGAACGTTCCCCCGGGCCCCCGACGCCGCAACACCGCTCCTCCCCGTGAGGAGGTGCTCGCCGCGGCGATGGCGACGATCGCCGAGCACGGGCTCGACGGGCTGACCATGGCCGGGCTCGGCCGTGAGGTCGGGATGAGCAGCGGGCATCTGCTCTACTACTTCCGCACCAAGGACGAGCTGCTGCTGCGGACCCTGGAATGGAGCGAGGGCCGGCTCGGTGCCGAGCGGAGCGCGCTGCTGTCCCGGCCCGGCGCCGCCCGCGAGCGGCTCGACGCGTACGTGGACCTGTACGTCCCCGACGGCCACCGCGACCCCCACTGGACGCTGTGGCTGGAGGTCTGGAACCGCTCGCAGAACGCCGACGAGGACGCCCGAGCCCGGCAGGCCGCGATCGAGGGCGCCTGGCACCGCGACCTCGTCGCCCTGCTCGCCGAGGGCATCTCGCGGGGCGAGTTCCGTTCCGTCGACCCGGACCGCTACGCCGCGCGGCTGCGGGCCCTCCTCGACGGCTTCAGCGTCCACGTGGCCGTCGGCATACCCGGCACCGACCGTGCCCAAGTCCTGGCCCACGTGAGGGAGTTCATCGCCGACTCGCTGATGCCGTGACAGCCGCCGCGTCCGCGCGGCGCCTGCGGCCAGGGACGCCCTTCCGCTCCGCGGTGCCGGGCCGGCGGGGACGAGGGCGGGCGACGGCCACCGGCGGCGTGCCGGCCCGTAGGCCACCGGCGGCAGGGAGGCCCGTCGGCGGCGGTGCCTCGCGGGACGGCCCCCGGGAGGTTCGGCCGCCGGCCGCGGCGTCCGAAGGGGTGCGGGCCCTGCGCCGTGCCCCGCCTGCGGGGACGAGTGAGAGCGCCGTACTCGACCGGCCCGGCGCCGGACCGGCCCGGACCCGACGGGACCGGCGCGGCATCTCGTCGATCGCCCGGACCGGGACCGCCGGTGTCCACCCGTGGTGCCGAAACCGTCCTCGGCGCGCTGCGCGCTGCGTGCTGTGACCGCCCGGGACCGCCGGTGTCCACCCCTGAGCCGGAACCGTCTTGGCCGCTGCGTGCCGTGACCGCCCCGACCGGCCCGGTCGCGACGGGTCCGGCCGTCCCGTCGTCCCGCGACGGGCCCCGAGTGCGTCGGTGCTTCACGATCGTCACCGCCGGACCGCGTCGGCGCCCGGGGGTCCGGGAGGTACGGCCGCCGCGTACGCACTCCGCAAGCGGCACCCCGCATCCCGGCCACGTGCCCGGTCGATGCCCGATGCCCGACTCCCGTCCGCGCGATCGCCGTCTGCACGGCCCGGCGGCAGCGGACCGTCACCGCCCCGCCGCGGCCTCCGGCTGCTGTTCGAGGCGCTCGTGCATCTTGCGCAGTGAGTCCGTGGCGTACCTCTGGAGCTGCGCGTCAAGATCGGCCTTGCCCACCACATAGGCGCTGAGGATGTTCCGGCCGTCCCGCCCGGTGGCGATGACGTAGAGGTCGTTCACCTTCGCCCCGTTCGCCGAGACGACCTGGCGGCCCTCCTCCGAGACCAGTTCGTCGAAGCCCGGCAGCTGCGGCGGGCTCGCCTCGCGCACGGCGTTCCAGCGTTCCTTGCCGCGGAACTGGTCGGGGCAGCGGTGGATGTTGTCCCGGGCGTCGGCGAGATACTGCCTCGCCGTGGCCTCGTCGGCGAACACCTTCACCTCGGAGGTCCCCGCGATACCGGACGACGCCTCCGTCACATTGCGCTGCAGGGAC
It contains:
- a CDS encoding TetR/AcrR family transcriptional regulator; protein product: MATIAEHGLDGLTMAGLGREVGMSSGHLLYYFRTKDELLLRTLEWSEGRLGAERSALLSRPGAARERLDAYVDLYVPDGHRDPHWTLWLEVWNRSQNADEDARARQAAIEGAWHRDLVALLAEGISRGEFRSVDPDRYAARLRALLDGFSVHVAVGIPGTDRAQVLAHVREFIADSLMP